A window from Citrus sinensis cultivar Valencia sweet orange chromosome 5, DVS_A1.0, whole genome shotgun sequence encodes these proteins:
- the LOC102628322 gene encoding probable calcium-binding protein CML44: MCPLHTADLQRIFKQLDKNGDDQVSLEELNWLLERIGVRLSLEELESFVGKSSLDLNEFLFFWKSISKQNNNKVDDHEVKDEINGDDNENDDDGEISDLLEAFNVFDLNGDGFISCEELQNVLSRLGLWDEKSGKDCTRMICMYDTNLDGVLDFEEFKNMMLLSKS, from the coding sequence ATGTGTCCTCTTCACACGGCTGACTTGCAAAGAATTTTCAAGCAGCTTGACAAAAATGGGGATGACCAAGTGAGCCTAGAGGAGCTTAATTGGCTTCTTGAGAGAATTGGAGTTCGTTTAAGCCTTGAAGAGCTTGAATCATTTGTGGGAAAATCAAGCCTGGATTTGAATGAATTCCTGTTCTTTTGGAAGTCCATATCAAagcaaaacaataataaagtcGATGATCATGAGGTTAAGGATGAGATCAACGGCGACGACAACGAAAACGACGATGATGGCGAGATCAGTGATCTTCTAGAGGCGTTTaatgtgtttgatttgaatGGTGATGGGTTCATTTCTTGTGAAGAGCTTCAAAATGTTTTGTCGAGGCTTGGATTATGGGATGAGAAGAGTGGCAAAGATTGTACGAGAATGATTTGTATGTATGATACAAATTTGGATGGGGTTCTTGATTTTGAAGAATTCAAGAACATGATGCTGCTTTCAAAATCTTGA